Sequence from the Chloroflexota bacterium genome:
CCGCGCTCGTCGGTCAGGGTGCGCAGGATGTAGCGCACCACATCGGCGGCCACGTTGCGGTAGAACGGGTCGCCGAAGACCTGGTAGGCGTGGATGTAGAGCGCCAGGAGTTTGGCGTTGTCCTCGGCCATTTTCTCGTAGTGCGGGATGCTCCAGTCGCGCGTGGTGGAGTAGCGGAAGAAGCCGCCCTCTACGGGGTCGTACATCCCGCCCGAGGCCATCGCGCGGAGCGTCTTCTCCACGATGGTGCGCAACTGCTCGGCGCCGCTGCGCGCGTACTCGGCCAGCGCCAGTTCCAGCGACTCGGGCATGGGGAACTTCGGCTCGGTGCCGAAGCCACCGTTCTCCCTGTCAAAGCCCAGCAGGAGAACGGACACGGCGTCCTCCACGATCTTCAGGGTCAGGTCTTCGGTGGCCACACCCGCCACCGTGGACGCGGCCACGTCGCTGCGGAGTTCCTCCAGCCGCTCGCGAATCTTGCCCTTGTTGGCGCGGTAGTACTCGCTGACCTTGCGGCCCACCTCCAGGAACTGGGGCACGGTCAGGTACGTGCCGCCCGTGAGGACTTCGCCGTCGGGGGTGAGGAACGCGGTGGTGGGCCAGCCGCCCATGTTGTAGCGGCGGTTGATGTCGGGCCGCTTGTCCGTGTCCACGCGAATGGGGATGAACTCCGAATTGATGAGCGCGGCCACCTCGGGGTGCGAGTAGGTCTGTTCATCCATCACGTGGCACCAGTGGCACCACGACGCGCTGATGTCCAGAAGGATGGGGACGTCCAGTTCGCGGGCCAGGCGAAACGCCTCGTCTTCCCACTCCCACCAGGAGAACCCAGGCGGCTGGTGGCCTCGGTGGGTGTCGTGGACGAAAGTACCCGTTCGCTCGCGGGCCTCTTCCAGGTCGGGCTGGAACAGGCGACGGAACTCGCCTTCCAGGCGGGCTTTGTGGCGCATCTCTTCCTCGGCGAGGGACTCAAAGAACGCCTTGACCGCCGCGTCGCTGGCCGAGTGGGCCATGCGCGTGTAGAAGTCGTGGGCGTCCTGCTCCCGCCGTATGGCGAGTTGCCATGCCTTTTCCAGTTCGTATATCTTCTCTGTCATGTTGTCTCCTAGTCGCAGGGTGGTGCGGCTTGGTTGGCCGTTGCGCGGCGCGCCGCAGCGTTCCCTATATGCCCAGTTCGCTCTTCGTTCGGATAAAGTGCAGGATGCTGTCGCGCGCGATGATGCCCACCAGCCGCCCTTCATGCACAACCGGAATCTGATTGACATCGTATTCGTCCATGCGCTCCAACACGCCGTAGGCGTCGGCATCGGGCGGCACGGCGTGCAGCGCGTCCACGGCGGTCATAGCCTGCTCCACTGGCGTTACCGTCCAACGGTCTCGCGGGACCCGCCGAATCTCGTGCAGGGTAACCAGGCCCTTGAGCGCGTCGCCGTCCGTGACGAGGAAGCACCGCTGCCCCAGGGGAAGGACGTGATCGTCCACTAGCGTCGCCAGGGAGACTCCAGGCGGAACCGCCGCGCATTGCGTGCGCATGAGGTCTGCTGCCGTGTATCCCTGAAGGCTCTCCTTCAGGCGCACCTGCCGGAAACTGCTGGACGCGGCGTTGTCCATGAA
This genomic interval carries:
- a CDS encoding DUF255 domain-containing protein — its product is MTEKIYELEKAWQLAIRREQDAHDFYTRMAHSASDAAVKAFFESLAEEEMRHKARLEGEFRRLFQPDLEEARERTGTFVHDTHRGHQPPGFSWWEWEDEAFRLARELDVPILLDISASWCHWCHVMDEQTYSHPEVAALINSEFIPIRVDTDKRPDINRRYNMGGWPTTAFLTPDGEVLTGGTYLTVPQFLEVGRKVSEYYRANKGKIRERLEELRSDVAASTVAGVATEDLTLKIVEDAVSVLLLGFDRENGGFGTEPKFPMPESLELALAEYARSGAEQLRTIVEKTLRAMASGGMYDPVEGGFFRYSTTRDWSIPHYEKMAEDNAKLLALYIHAYQVFGDPFYRNVAADVVRYILRTLTDERGFFYASQDADEEYYKLNAAERAKRRPPYIDKTPYTDYNAMLISALLQAGVVLDDRAPTDAALRAVDVIWERHYDEARGMAHTRGANGEVWGLLADHIWMAQALLHAHEFTTEPRFLDRALRVMEFVYGHLQDAVGGFYDRVEDPNALGKLRDREKPLPDNALAAHVALRLHAFTGDAKHREAAGKALAWFGEVYKAYGYFASGYAMAVAAYLGEPIQIIIVGSADDERTRELRRASLRLYAPYRVIQVVDPAWEQERLARLGYPAEPAPRAYICVGLTCAQPTDRPEEIEGIVRPLVSPWRGRTPRDS
- a CDS encoding CBS domain-containing protein translates to SITREVKQPIQELLMSVAGPLSSMVLAGLFAVIALALRTLAEPIAAGAMYLARINLLLGLFNLLPGFPLDGGRVFRSIVWAITGQYERSTRIAAGLGQAFAYLFIVAGIFLALAGRLGDGIWLALIGWFMDNAASSSFRQVRLKESLQGYTAADLMRTQCAAVPPGVSLATLVDDHVLPLGQRCFLVTDGDALKGLVTLHEIRRVPRDRWTVTPVEQAMTAVDALHAVPPDADAYGVLERMDEYDVNQIPVVHEGRLVGIIARDSILHFIRTKSELGI